From a region of the Candidatus Hydrogenedentota bacterium genome:
- a CDS encoding YqaE/Pmp3 family membrane protein, which translates to MGLGRAIICLLLPPLAVFDKGCGALLLVTVLWLCGWIPGVIAAVVICRD; encoded by the coding sequence ATGGGTCTTGGACGCGCCATAATATGCCTGCTGCTGCCGCCCCTTGCCGTGTTCGACAAGGGTTGCGGCGCCCTGCTGCTGGTGACCGTTCTCTGGCTTTGCGGCTGGATACCGGGGGTGATTGCCGCCGTGGTTATCTGCCGTGACTAG
- the hemL gene encoding glutamate-1-semialdehyde 2,1-aminomutase translates to MNRTRSEELWQSARQVLVGGVNSPVRAFKGVGGAPFFAKSGAGPCVRDADGNELVDYVLSWGPLVLGHAHPAVVDAVCRAMASGSSFGIPTEAEILLAEKIRAHYPVMEKVRLVNSGTEATMSAVRLARGVTGRNVVVKVDGCYHGHADGLLVSAGSGVATLGLQDSPGVPAAFAGLTLTVPYNDLEAVRELFSRRGDEIACMIIEPVAGNMGVVLPEPGYLEGLRAITAAHGALLIFDEVMSGFRAALGGAQRLYGVRPDLVTLGKVIGGGLPVGAYGGPAAFMDQLAPLGAVYQAGTLAGNPLAMAAGLATLGELERPGVAEGITAKLAALAEGLGDIARAAGVPVFQTRAGSMGCLFFQEGPVRNYDDAKKSDTARYAKFFWAMLDRGVYFAPSQFEACFMSAAHEDRHIDQTLDAARQAMAAL, encoded by the coding sequence ATGAACCGCACACGGTCTGAAGAGCTTTGGCAGTCCGCACGGCAGGTGCTGGTCGGCGGCGTGAACAGCCCCGTCCGCGCCTTCAAGGGCGTGGGCGGCGCGCCCTTTTTCGCGAAGTCCGGCGCGGGCCCCTGTGTCCGGGACGCCGACGGCAATGAACTGGTGGATTATGTGCTGTCCTGGGGGCCGCTGGTGCTGGGCCATGCCCATCCCGCCGTGGTGGACGCGGTGTGCCGGGCCATGGCGTCGGGCTCCAGTTTCGGCATCCCCACGGAGGCGGAAATCCTGCTGGCGGAGAAAATCCGCGCGCACTATCCCGTCATGGAGAAGGTGCGGCTGGTGAACAGCGGCACGGAGGCCACCATGAGCGCCGTCCGCCTCGCGCGCGGGGTCACGGGGCGCAACGTGGTGGTGAAGGTGGACGGCTGCTACCACGGCCACGCGGACGGTCTGCTGGTCAGCGCGGGAAGCGGGGTGGCCACGCTCGGCCTGCAGGACAGCCCCGGCGTGCCCGCCGCCTTTGCGGGGCTCACCCTCACGGTGCCCTACAACGACCTGGAGGCGGTGCGGGAACTCTTCTCGCGGCGCGGGGACGAAATCGCCTGCATGATCATCGAGCCGGTGGCGGGGAACATGGGCGTGGTTCTCCCCGAACCCGGCTATCTTGAGGGGCTGCGCGCAATCACGGCGGCGCACGGAGCGCTGCTCATTTTCGACGAGGTGATGTCCGGCTTCCGCGCGGCCCTGGGCGGCGCGCAGCGGCTTTACGGCGTGCGGCCCGACCTGGTGACCCTCGGCAAGGTCATCGGCGGCGGGCTGCCCGTGGGCGCCTACGGCGGCCCTGCGGCGTTCATGGACCAGTTGGCGCCGCTGGGCGCCGTGTACCAGGCGGGCACCCTCGCGGGCAACCCGCTGGCCATGGCGGCGGGCCTGGCCACGCTGGGGGAACTGGAACGGCCCGGCGTGGCGGAGGGCATCACGGCCAAACTGGCCGCCCTGGCCGAAGGCCTGGGGGACATCGCCCGCGCGGCGGGCGTGCCCGTTTTCCAGACCCGCGCGGGCTCCATGGGCTGCCTCTTCTTCCAGGAAGGCCCCGTGCGGAACTACGACGACGCCAAGAAGTCCGACACCGCCCGCTACGCGAAATTCTTCTGGGCCATGCTCGACCGGGGCGTCTACTTCGCCCCGTCCCAGTTCGAGGCCTGCTTCATGAGCGCCGCCCATGAAGACCGTCACATTGACCAGACCCTGGACGCCGCAAGGCAGGCCATGGCGGCGCTGTAG